A stretch of Candidatus Vicinibacter affinis DNA encodes these proteins:
- a CDS encoding hydroxymethylglutaryl-CoA lyase: MSKVKIIECPRDAMQGLNYFVPTEIKLKYLNLLLEVGFDTLDFGSFVSAKAIPQLRDTHQITRLLESKSSPTKLLAIVANERGAQEAVEHKVIDYLGYPFSISETFQMRNTNSNLEQSFERVKRIMDIVSKHDKDLILYISMAFGNPYGDPWNSDIISFWLDKLRALGCKTIALSDTIGVATPESISYIFSHLIPVYTEMEFGAHFHTLPNAWEEKIQAAYDSGCRRFDGAIKGYGGCPMAKDVLTGNMPTEHIIDFFYRQNEETGIKKERFDEAMMFSSKVFTH, translated from the coding sequence ATGAGTAAGGTTAAAATAATAGAATGTCCCAGAGATGCTATGCAGGGCTTGAATTATTTTGTTCCTACCGAAATAAAGTTAAAATATCTCAATTTGCTGCTTGAGGTCGGTTTTGATACGCTTGATTTCGGGAGTTTTGTCTCTGCAAAAGCCATCCCACAATTACGAGATACCCACCAAATTACCAGATTGTTGGAAAGTAAGTCTTCTCCTACAAAACTATTAGCCATCGTAGCAAATGAACGTGGTGCGCAGGAAGCTGTTGAACATAAGGTCATTGATTATTTAGGTTATCCCTTTTCGATTTCCGAAACTTTCCAAATGAGAAATACCAATAGTAATTTGGAACAATCCTTTGAAAGAGTGAAGCGAATCATGGATATAGTGAGTAAACATGATAAAGACCTGATACTTTACATATCCATGGCATTCGGCAATCCTTACGGAGATCCCTGGAACTCCGACATAATATCATTTTGGTTGGATAAACTCCGTGCGTTAGGTTGTAAAACAATTGCATTGTCAGATACGATTGGCGTTGCAACCCCTGAAAGCATTTCTTATATTTTTTCACATTTGATTCCTGTTTATACGGAAATGGAATTTGGAGCCCATTTTCATACCCTTCCAAATGCCTGGGAAGAAAAAATCCAGGCAGCCTATGATTCTGGCTGTCGTCGGTTTGATGGTGCCATCAAAGGTTATGGGGGATGTCCGATGGCAAAGGATGTATTGACCGGCAATATGCCGACTGAACACATCATTGACTTTTTTTATCGTCAAAATGAGGAGACAGGCATCAAAAAGGAGCGATTTGATGAGGCCATGATGTTCTCGTCTAAAGTATTCACCCATTAA
- a CDS encoding DUF1343 domain-containing protein, which yields MFKFLLTLKSYLFLVLIIAMYCCAHKVNHGHPEKSHSTPTENPEGKVILPGAYQMDQYLPLLKGKKVGLVINQTSTIGKRLLLDTLLDLKVDVRKIFVPEHGLRGEASAGTSISDGKDSKSGLPIKSLYGKNKKPSAADLADLEVVIFDLQDVGVRFYTYISTLHYVMEACAEHRKDLIVLDRPNPNGFYVDGPVLDTHFRSFVGMHPIPVVYGLTIGELGLMIHGEKWLSKQMSSAPKVILCKNYSHRSRYILPVKPSPNLPNARAILLYPGMCFFEGTLVSLGRGTKAPFQIYGHPMWTKGDTSFVPREMSGATDPPWKDKECFGRSLMNVDLNSLYTSPKVRLNELIEAYRVLGKPADFFSNQKFFDQLVGTDELRIQIIKGKTEKVIRQSWQKKLDSYKKLRDKYLLYKD from the coding sequence ATGTTCAAATTTCTACTGACGCTTAAATCTTACTTGTTTCTGGTATTAATCATAGCCATGTACTGTTGCGCCCACAAAGTTAATCACGGCCATCCAGAAAAAAGTCATTCCACCCCTACAGAAAACCCGGAAGGAAAGGTGATTTTACCTGGAGCTTATCAAATGGATCAATATTTGCCCTTGCTAAAAGGAAAGAAAGTTGGTCTCGTAATAAACCAAACTTCTACCATTGGTAAACGATTATTGTTGGATACCTTATTAGACCTGAAAGTAGATGTTCGAAAAATTTTTGTACCAGAACATGGGCTAAGAGGGGAGGCCTCTGCGGGCACTTCTATATCAGATGGAAAGGACAGTAAATCCGGCTTGCCGATAAAGTCCTTGTATGGCAAGAATAAGAAACCTTCGGCAGCTGATTTAGCAGATCTGGAGGTGGTGATTTTCGATCTTCAGGATGTTGGAGTAAGATTTTATACCTACATTTCAACACTGCATTATGTTATGGAGGCTTGCGCTGAGCATCGCAAAGATTTAATTGTGCTTGACAGGCCAAATCCCAATGGGTTTTATGTGGATGGCCCCGTATTGGATACTCATTTCAGATCTTTTGTCGGGATGCATCCAATTCCGGTGGTGTACGGCCTGACCATAGGAGAATTAGGTTTAATGATACATGGTGAAAAATGGCTAAGCAAGCAGATGTCATCTGCCCCTAAAGTAATATTGTGTAAAAACTACAGCCATAGAAGCCGCTACATACTGCCTGTAAAACCCTCTCCTAATTTACCTAATGCAAGGGCTATTCTTCTATATCCTGGTATGTGTTTTTTTGAAGGGACATTAGTGAGTTTGGGGAGAGGAACAAAAGCACCCTTCCAAATATACGGTCACCCAATGTGGACGAAAGGGGACACCAGTTTTGTGCCAAGGGAAATGAGTGGAGCCACAGATCCGCCCTGGAAAGATAAAGAATGCTTTGGTAGGAGTTTAATGAATGTAGACTTGAACTCTCTTTATACTTCTCCTAAAGTAAGATTAAATGAATTGATAGAGGCTTACAGGGTCTTGGGAAAGCCTGCTGATTTTTTTTCCAATCAGAAATTTTTTGATCAATTGGTAGGTACCGATGAATTGAGAATTCAAATTATAAAAGGCAAGACTGAAAAAGTCATAAGACAATCATGGCAAAAAAAGCTAGACTCCTATAAAAAATTAAGAGATAAATATTTGCTGTACAAGGACTAA
- a CDS encoding GNAT family N-acetyltransferase, which yields MISYGFMDYASPEYDLFVRLRYQVLRQPLDLEFTEDQISQEWDQYHLGAFNEYGLIIGGLTLQKLSSGIIKMRQVAVDENFQGKGVGASLVIYSEHWARTQGFHKIVLHARSGVVDFYQKLGYLSVGDPFIEVGILHQAMEKAI from the coding sequence ATGATAAGTTACGGCTTCATGGATTATGCAAGTCCTGAATACGACTTGTTTGTTCGTTTGAGGTATCAAGTTCTGAGGCAACCTTTGGACTTGGAATTCACAGAGGATCAGATATCACAGGAATGGGATCAGTATCATCTTGGAGCATTTAATGAATACGGTCTGATCATTGGTGGGCTGACACTTCAGAAATTGTCTTCCGGTATTATTAAAATGCGACAAGTGGCAGTGGATGAAAATTTTCAGGGAAAAGGAGTTGGAGCATCATTGGTAATTTATTCAGAGCATTGGGCCAGAACTCAAGGATTTCATAAAATCGTACTTCATGCAAGGAGTGGAGTAGTTGATTTTTATCAAAAACTCGGATATCTCTCAGTTGGGGACCCTTTCATAGAAGTTGGAATTTTGCATCAGGCCATGGAAAAGGCAATCTAA